In Phycodurus eques isolate BA_2022a chromosome 23, UOR_Pequ_1.1, whole genome shotgun sequence, a genomic segment contains:
- the syt4 gene encoding synaptotagmin-4: MAPVTLEDGAQPAAVPAGVAVVSVFGLIFAVSAFSWICCQRKNTKSQKTPPYKFVHMLKGVDIYPESLSGKKRFASAAGVATNEADKTDVNGNCHAAATPAAGPEPASSPGGSRPALHLDLEQRDLNGNFPTKPFRHHKVRSSPDLELPSPHAGLAQPGATDRRDLPSPSAAVSSRAPTPAVDDREGRLGTLHFALEYQPEKKAFIVHIKEAHGLSPTDERSLTSDPYIKLALLPEKKHRVKTRVLRKTLDPTFDETFSFYGIPLARVSELALQFTVLSFDRFSRDEIIGETLVPLSGIDLSEGRVLMSREIVKKNVKKSSGRGELLLSLCYQSATNTLTVVVLKARHLPSNDNSGPTDPYVKVNLYHGKKRVCKKKTHVKKCAPNPVFNQRLTFDLPSDEGLRNTSVELLLMDSDAGDSRCPKPVLRRLLMGTTAAGTAGEHWREICEHPRRQIAKWHAMSED; the protein is encoded by the exons ATGGCGCCCGTGACGCTGGAGGACGGAGCCCAGCCCG CGGCGGTCCCGGCAGGCGTCGCGGTGGTGAGCGTCTTCGGCCTGATCTTCGCCGTGTCGGCCTTTTCGTGGATCTGCTGCCAACGCAAAAACACCAAAAGCCAGAAGACGCCCCCGTACAAGTTTGTGCACATGCTCAAAGGTGTCGACATCTATCCGGAAAGCCTCAGCGGCAAGAAGAGGTTTGCCTCCGCCGCCGGCGTGGCAACCAACGAAGCCGATAAAACGGACGTTAATGGCAACTGCCACGCCGCCGCCACGCCCGCGGCCGGTCCCGAGCCGGCGTCGAGTCCCGGCGGCTCCAGACCGGCTCTCCATCTGGACCTGGAACAACGGGACCTCAACGGCAACTTCCCGACCAAACCCTTTCGCCACCACAAGGTGCGCAGCTCGCCCGACTTGGAGCTGCCCTCGCCGCACGCCGGCTTGGCCCAGCCCGGCGCGACGGACCGCCGGGACCTCCCCTCGCCGTCCGCCGCCGTCTCCAGCCGGGCCCCGACCCCGGCTGTGGACGACAGGGAGGGGAGGCTAGGCACGCTCCACTTTGCCTTGGAGTACCAACCGGAGAAGAAGGCCTTCATTGTCCACATTAAG GAAGCCCACGGCCTGAGCCCGACCGACGAGCGGTCCCTGACGTCGGACCCCTACATCAAGCTGGCCCTGCTCCCGGAGAAGAAGCACCGGGTGAAGACCAGAGTCCTGAGGAAGACTCTGGACCCGACCTTCGACGAAACCTTCAGCTTCTACGGAATTCCGCTGGCCAGAGTGTCGGAGCTGGCTCTCCAGTTCACGGTGCTCAGCTTTGACAGATTCTCCCGGGATGAGATCATCGGCGAGACCCTCGTCCCGCTGTCGGGAATCGACCTGTCCGAAGGCCGCGTGCTGATGAGCCGGGAGATCGTCAAGAAGAATGTCAAG AAGTCGTCGGGCCGAGGTGAGCTGCTGCTCTCCTTGTGTTACCAGTCCGCCACCAACACGCTGACCGTGGTGGTCCTCAAGGCCCGCCACCTGCCCAGCAACGACAACAGCGGACCCACAG ATCCGTATGTGAAAGTCAATCTGTATCACGGGAAGAAGCGTGTGTGCAAGAAGAAGACCCACGTGAAGAAGTGCGCCCCCAACCCCGTCTTCAACCAGCGCTTGACCTTTGACCTGCCCTCCGACGAGGGCCTGAGAAACACCAGCGTGGAGCTGCTGCTGATGGACTCGGACGCGGGCGACTCCCGCTGCCCGAAGCCGGTCCTCAGGCGGCTGCTGATGGGCACGACGGCGGCGGGCACCGCCGGCGAGCACTGGCGGGAGATCTGCGAGCACCCGCGCCGCCAGATCGCCAAGTGGCACGCCATGTCTGAGGATTAA
- the si:dkey-183c6.7 gene encoding urea transporter 1: MRTDSKADVGDAGGKGAGDRGRAVGSLSALTGDMERLDEYMRDKRFALQLAVWALRGVTRVILANNPLSGALMLVAVYWASPWQGLLGTAGLLTSTLVAVILGQDSAEVWGGLHGFNGMLVSLLMGAFNSAGDWYWWLLLPACLGSAASVFFFSGLSSVLDRWDVPVAVFPFNVVIVLYFLCTGPDNPYFPHRLAVPPSSAPPNVTALSAAEVLQGVPLGVGQIFACGSLGPSLLILAGLCLYSPLQAVHALLGSAVGTLAGLSMAVRHECLYSGLSGFNGALGCMAVGGLFFSFSWRTHLLAIASAFLSAFVDIALSNLLGAMGLPACSWAATLTATLLLLLPGGMSAYRIPLARVKAPERNLRSRSRWEAGSAAERNCTDVELETFCSSIC; the protein is encoded by the exons ATGCGGACGGACAGCAAGGCGGACGTCGGGGACGCCGGCGGGAAAGGAGCCGGCGACAGAGGCCGTGCCGTCGGCAGTCTGTCGGCGCTGACTGGGGACATGGAGCGCTTGGATGAGTACATGCGAG ACAAGCGGTTCGCGCTGCAGCTGGCCGTGTGGGCCCTCCGAGGGGTGACGCGGGTGATTTTAGCCAACAACCCGCTGAGTGGCGCTCTCATGCTGGTCGCAGTCTACTGGGCCTCCCCCTGGCAAGGCCTGCTGGGCACGGCGGGCCTGCTGACCTCGACGCTCGTAGCGGTCATCTTAGGACAAGACAG TGCAGAGGTGTGGGGAGGACTTCACGGCTTCAACGGCATGTTGGTGTCCCTGCTGATGGGAGCGTTCAACAGCGCCGGAGACTGGTACTGGTGGCTGCTGCTGCCGGCTTGCTTGGGCTCGGCTGCGAG TGTCTTCTTCTTCAGCGGTCTGTCGTCAGTGCTGGACCGCTGGGACGTGCCGGTTGCGGTCTTTCCCTTCAACGTGGTCATCGTCCTCTACTTCCTGTGCACGGGCCCAGATAACCCCTACTTCCCGCACCGCCTCGCTGTACCGCCGAGCTCGGCGCCGCCCAACGTGACAGCGCTCAGTGCGGCGGAG GTGTTGCAAGGTGTCCCTCTCGGCGTGGGCCAGATCTTCGCCTGCGGTTCTCTGGGTCCGTCGCTGCTCATTCTGGCCGGACTCTGCCTTTACTCCCCCCTGCAGGCCGTCCACGCTCTGCTGGGCTCGGCGGTTGGAACTCTGGCCG gaTTGTCAATGGCCGTGCGCCACGAGTGCCTCTACTCGGGTCTGTCGGGCTTTAATGGAGCTCTGGGCTGCATGGCGGTGGGAGGACTTTTCTTCAGCTTCAGTTGGAGGACCCACCTGTTGGCCATCGCCAGTG CTTTCTTGTCAGCTTTTGTCGACATCGCATTGAGCAATCTGCTGGGAGCT ATGGGCCTGCCGGCGTGCAGCTGGGCCGCCACGCTGACCGCtacgctgctgctgctgctgccgggCGGTATGTCCGCGTACCGAATCCCGCTGGCTCGGGTCAAGGCCCCCGAGCGGAACCTGCGCTCCCGCAGCCGCTGGGAAGCCGGCAGCGCTGCGGAAAGAAACTGCACCGACGTGGAGCTGGAGACGTTTTGCTCATCGATCTGCTGA